In one window of Geotrypetes seraphini chromosome 3, aGeoSer1.1, whole genome shotgun sequence DNA:
- the OST4 gene encoding dolichyl-diphosphooligosaccharide--protein glycosyltransferase subunit 4, whose amino-acid sequence MITDVQLAIFANMLGVSLFLLVVLYHYVAVNNPKKQD is encoded by the coding sequence ATGATTACAGATGTACAGCTAGCAATTTTTGCCAACATGTTGGGAGTTTCACTCTTCCTTCTAGTTGTTTTGTAtcactatgtggctgtcaacaATCCCAAGAAGCAAGATTAA